In the Leptospira limi genome, one interval contains:
- a CDS encoding RsmE family RNA methyltransferase, producing MNWILIQREELRINESVTLTDERHNHIRTILKKKPDEEVQVVIQNEGNYMFRVLQITETESILIKKDSLSRTLNPLPIHCFFSLPRPQTAKKIFHLAGAYGINSLSFFATETKNKEYWTSPVYTKDWNQWVHTGMSQTGNVHFPMIQFGQKQNWKKYLETWDGNIIVMDRMGELDLKTYKEPLDHLQNTLFVFGPESGWNEDDMKFFNELPYKTMTLGNINLRTEFAFSSLLYFLFRN from the coding sequence TTGAATTGGATACTGATTCAAAGGGAAGAGTTACGTATTAATGAATCAGTAACCCTAACGGACGAACGCCATAACCATATCAGGACCATCTTAAAAAAAAAACCTGATGAAGAGGTTCAGGTTGTGATTCAGAACGAAGGGAATTATATGTTTCGAGTCCTTCAAATCACGGAAACTGAATCAATCCTTATCAAAAAAGATTCCCTTTCGCGAACATTAAACCCTTTACCGATCCACTGTTTTTTCTCGTTACCTAGACCACAGACTGCAAAAAAAATCTTTCACCTAGCGGGCGCATACGGAATCAACTCGCTTAGTTTTTTTGCGACGGAAACAAAAAACAAAGAATATTGGACTTCACCCGTTTACACAAAGGATTGGAATCAGTGGGTTCATACAGGTATGAGCCAAACAGGGAATGTACACTTTCCAATGATTCAGTTTGGGCAGAAACAAAATTGGAAAAAGTATCTGGAAACTTGGGATGGGAACATCATTGTGATGGATCGCATGGGGGAACTTGATCTCAAAACCTACAAAGAACCTTTGGATCATTTGCAAAACACTCTTTTTGTTTTTGGTCCAGAATCAGGTTGGAATGAAGACGATATGAAATTTTTTAATGAGTTACCATACAAAACAATGACATTAGGGAATATCAATCTACGAACAGAGTTTGCTTTCTCATCTCTATTGTATTTTTTGTTTAGAAACTAA
- a CDS encoding zinc ribbon domain-containing protein has product MNRVKQCPNCSTMLRFPVTQGTILVQCPVCSHRFTFDPEIEQEDSFSVSEVEIPSFQFKPTFQNYKDLIFDLLYAPIDYLKSKRGNNKKEIPWIPILLFSILLLYVWKWSIAGTNPDRQINKQDPFFQEESPKNFLPDFEGPPVESEEEEILPSEPKKPSIEI; this is encoded by the coding sequence TTGAATCGCGTAAAACAATGTCCGAATTGTTCCACGATGTTACGGTTCCCTGTTACGCAGGGAACCATTTTGGTTCAATGTCCCGTCTGCTCTCACCGATTTACTTTTGATCCGGAAATAGAACAAGAAGACAGTTTCAGTGTAAGTGAAGTAGAAATCCCCTCTTTTCAATTTAAACCAACATTCCAAAATTATAAAGATCTAATTTTTGATTTACTGTATGCTCCGATTGATTACCTAAAATCAAAACGAGGGAACAATAAAAAAGAAATTCCATGGATACCAATTCTCCTCTTTTCCATTCTGTTATTGTATGTTTGGAAATGGTCAATTGCAGGAACCAATCCAGACAGACAGATAAATAAACAAGATCCATTTTTCCAAGAAGAATCACCGAAAAACTTCCTACCTGATTTTGAAGGACCACCTGTCGAATCAGAGGAAGAAGAAATATTACCTTCAGAACCCAAAAAACCGAGTATTGAGATTTAA
- the fcpB gene encoding flagellar-coiling protein FcpB gives MKIKLILPILLLSIGVFAQTGSSETGSTSAGIDPSQSGKSMADTEKELDDNISEVNKRLRLHTVLFKMKVRTLPHKTVLYKGKPSADGERCELADKQEAQDNTCLHLEVFDFVGSEDGKSSKNLGAKFKKMELFFEGSNNADPDPRKEQPRNLTKVRTYIYQNNFVLEDKIISVIADVAPNGDPAHNDKIELFYQHDDYPVWGTPETPSEKGVGKYILSNVENTKSNPIRNNFKKQFYFKNLDYFDKLFTKIFDYNDRDSNKHYKKNVEALKSSLKY, from the coding sequence ATGAAAATAAAATTAATTCTCCCCATTTTACTACTTAGCATTGGGGTTTTCGCTCAAACTGGTAGTTCAGAAACTGGCTCTACTTCTGCAGGAATCGATCCTTCTCAATCAGGGAAATCGATGGCTGATACAGAAAAAGAACTCGATGATAATATCTCTGAAGTGAACAAACGCCTTCGCCTTCATACTGTTCTTTTCAAAATGAAAGTAAGAACTCTTCCACACAAAACTGTGTTGTACAAAGGAAAACCAAGTGCAGACGGAGAACGTTGTGAACTAGCTGATAAACAAGAAGCACAAGATAACACTTGTTTGCACCTTGAAGTATTTGATTTTGTTGGAAGTGAAGATGGAAAATCTTCTAAAAACTTAGGTGCAAAATTCAAAAAAATGGAACTTTTTTTTGAAGGATCTAACAACGCAGATCCAGATCCAAGAAAAGAACAACCACGTAACCTTACAAAGGTGAGAACTTACATTTACCAAAACAATTTTGTTTTAGAAGATAAGATTATTTCTGTGATTGCTGACGTTGCTCCTAACGGTGATCCAGCACATAATGATAAAATTGAATTGTTTTACCAACATGATGATTATCCAGTTTGGGGAACTCCAGAAACACCTTCTGAAAAAGGAGTTGGTAAATACATTCTTTCAAACGTGGAAAACACAAAATCAAACCCAATCCGAAATAATTTTAAAAAACAATTTTATTTCAAAAACCTAGATTATTTTGATAAACTATTCACAAAAATCTTTGATTATAATGATCGTGATTCAAACAAACATTATAAGAAAAACGTTGAAGCATTGAAAAGTTCTTTGAAATACTAA